A single Anas acuta chromosome 27, bAnaAcu1.1, whole genome shotgun sequence DNA region contains:
- the LOC137845224 gene encoding uncharacterized protein isoform X2: protein MEPGGGRPPGALAAQDAIVFSDAPPPAPGTPGPPLPAPADVFWASLVQAQLCVWDLQGAIDGDTGGTHGGGTHGGGGTGGGGGGTHGSDPGHQGGSQQRAPTHGTSSSEPVPAYGGAPGGRVGTHGCSEPPSPLMEQPGWESFAPMGVGGGTSHEHVGTRGTTTATHGTTSSESILTYGSTSQEHLATLGTTLATHGTTLATLGTTLATHGTTSSESIFTYGSTSYEHGGTHGTTPSKPTFTYGSTLAEPVATHGTTLATHGTTMATHGTTSSESFFTYGSTSQEHLATHGTTASEPTPTSRSTPHEPTHGTISPHSVPMGGGISCEHPPPAGAASPMGGCFSYKDVALGAGFWQEPRGCGAVGRSILHEHVPTFGTTAPKSVPTHGTTSWARVPADGSAWAEPAPPDGTTWSRASPVGDPNAWERGPGGDTSAMAWEPPPAGGTAGTKAVPKDDASSWGHVPTDGTTLTKSMLMGGTTLTTSMPKDDAISWGHVPTDGTTLTKSMPTDGNISTTSMPTGGTMSWEHVPADGNISTKSMPMDGISTKSTPMDGTMSWEHVPMDGSISTKSVPIDGNISTKSMLMDGTVLTKSMPKEDTISWGHVPMDGTMLTKSTPTDGTMLTTSVPKDDTMSWGHVPMDGTMLTKSTPTDGNISWEHVPADGTTLTKSMPSDGTISTKSMPMDGTMSWERVPTDGNISTKSIPMGGTTLTKSIPKDDTISWGHVPTDGTTLTESTPTDGNISTKSTPMDGTMSWERVPTDGNISTKSMPMGGTAVTTSVPKDDAISWGHIPTDGTTLTKSMPTDGNISTEAIPTGGTISWEHVPTHGTVSTKSMPTDGTMAWGHVPNDGTTLTKPMDGTSWPNPMAMAGTTSPKPTPVDATPPQDPPPTAATISPCPPVPKRSEEEEEEEEEEEEEDNEEDEDEEEEEEEEPLFHTNPLFCSRAPPYRPHLPPLHITELDIAGAPTMGGTQEQVTVAAGGGGTSPMEQG from the exons ATGGAGCCGGGGGGTggccgcccccccggggccctGGCGGCGCAGGACGCCATCGTCTTCTCCgacgccccccccccggcccccggcacCCCTGGgccccccctgcccgcccccgcTGATGTCTTCTGGGCCAGCCTGGTGCAGGCCCAGCTCTGCGTCTGGGACCTGCAGGGGGCCATCGATGGGGACACCGGTGGCACCCACGGTGGTGGCACCCACGGTGGTGGTGGCACcggtggcggtggtggtggcacCCACGGGTCCGACCCCGGTCACCAGGGGGGCTCTCAGCAGCGCGCCCCCACCCATGGGACCTCCTCCTCTGAGCCCGTCCCCGCATATGGGGGCGCCCCGGGGGGCCGCgtgggcacccatgggtgctccgAGCCCCCGAGCCCCCTGATGGAGCAGCCGGGCTGGGAGAGCTTCGCACCCATGGGTGTGGGTGGGGGCACCTCACACGAGCACGTGGGCACCCGTGGGACCACCACGGCCACCCATGGGACCACCTCCTCCGAGTCCATCCTCACCTATGGAAGCACTTCTCAGGAGCACCTGGCCACCCTTGGGACCACCTTGGCCACCCACGGGACCACCTTGGCCACCCTTGGGACCACCTTGGCCACCCACGGGACCACCTCCTCCGAGTCCATCTTCACCTATGGGAGCACTTCGTATGAGCatgggggcacccatgggaccaCCCCCTCCAAGCCCACCTTCACCTATGGGAGCACCTTGGCCGAGCCTGTGGCCACCCATGGGACCACCTTGGCCACCCATGGGACCACCATGGCCACCCATGGGACCACCTCCTCCGAGTCCTTCTTCACCTATGGGAGCACTTCTCAGGAGCACCTGGCCACCCACGGGACCACCGCCTCTGAGCCCACCCCCAcgtccaggagcaccccccaCGAGCCCACCCACGGGACCATCTCGCCCCACTCCGTGCCCATGGGTGGGGGCATCTCCTGTGAGCACCCACCGCCCGCTGGGGCCGCGTCCCCCATGGGTGGCTGCTTCTCCTACAAGGACGTGGCGCTGGGTGCAGGATTCTGGCAGGAGCCCCGTGGGTGCGGGGCCGTGGGCAGGAGCATCTTGCACGAGCACGTGCCCACCTTCGGGACCACCGCGCCCAAATCCGTGCCCACCCATGGGACCACGTCCTGGGCGCGTGTCCCAGCGGATGGAAGCGCCTGGGCCGAGCCCGCGCCCCCGGACGGGACCACGTGGAGCAGGGCCTCCCCCGTGGGTGACCCCAACGCGTGGGAGCGTGGCCCAGGTGGGGACACCTCGGCCATGGCGTGGGAGCCTCCTCCAGCGGGTGGCACCGCGGGGACCAAGGCCGTGCCCAAGGACGACGCCAGCTCATGGGGGCACGTCCCAACGGATGGGACCACCTTGACCAAGTCAATGCTCATGGGTGGCACCACGTTGACCACGTCAATGCCCAAGGATGACGCCATCTCATGGGGGCACGTCCCAACAGATGGCACCACCTTGACCAAGTCAATGCCCACAGATGGGAACATCTCGACCACATCCATGCCCACGGGTGGCACCATGTCATGGGAGCACGTCCCAGCCGATGGGAACATCTCCACCAAGTCAATGCCCATGGATGGGATCTCAACCAAGTCCACGCCGATGGATGGCACCATGTCATGGGAGCATGTTCCAATGGATGGGAGCATCTCGACCAAGTCAGTGCCCATAGATGGGAATATCTCAACCAAATCCATGCTCATGGATGGCACCGTGTTGACCAAGTCAATGCCCAAGGAGGACACCATCTCATGGGGGCACGTCCCAATGGATGGGACCATGTTGACCAAGTCAACGCCCACAGATGGCACCATGTTGACCACATCTGTTCCCAAGGATGACACCATGTCATGGGGGCATGTCCCAATGGATGGCACCATGTTGACCAAGTCAACGCCCACAGATGGGAACATCTCCTGGGAACATGTCCCAGCAGATGGGACCACCTTGACCAAGTCAATGCCCTCAGATGGCACCATCTCAACCAAGTCCATGCCGATGGATGGCACCATGTCATGGGAGCGTGTTCCAACGGATGGGAACATCTCGACCAAGTCCATACCCATGGGTGGCACCACGTTGACCAAGTCTATTCCCAAGGATGACACCATCTCATGGGGACACGTCCCAACAGATGGCACCACATTGACCGAGTCAACGCCCACAGATGGGAACATCTCAACCAAGTCCACGCCGATGGATGGCACCATGTCATGGGAGCGTGTTCCAACGGATGGGAACATCTCGACCAAGTCCATGCCCATGGGTGGCACCGCGGTGACCACGTCTGTTCCCAAGGATGACGCCATCTCATGGGGGCACATCCCAACGGATGGGACCACCTTGACCAAGTCCATGCCCACCGATGGGAACATCTCAACCGAGGCCATACCCACGGGTGGCACCATCTCATGGGAGCACGTCCCAACCCATGGGACCGTCTCGACCAAGTCCATGCCCACGGATGGGACCATGGCCTGGGGGCACGTCCCAAACGATGGGACCACCTTGACCAAGCCCATGGACGGGACCTCCTGGCCCAACCCCATGGCCATGGCCGGGACCACCTCCCCCAAGCCCACCCCAGTGGATGccacccccccccaggacccgcCGCCCACCGCTGCCACCATCTCGCCCTGTCCCCCGGTCCCCAAACggagcgaggaggaggaagaggaggaggaagaggaggaggaggaggacaacgaggaggatgaagatgaggaggaggaggaggaggaggagccccTCTTCCACACCAACCCCCTCTTCTGCAGCCGGGCGCCCCCCTACAGGCCCCACCTGCCCCCCCTGCACATCACGGAGCTGGACATCGCGGGGGCCCCCACCATGGGGGGCACCCAGGAG CAGGTCACGGTggccgcgggggggggcggcaccAGCCCCATGGAGCAGGGGTGA